One stretch of Segatella copri DNA includes these proteins:
- a CDS encoding RNA-binding domain-containing protein encodes MTKEELIDRINDIEWEDFEAKEAKSELPKNIWETVSAFANTSGGWIVLGVKQNGKKFEIFGVDNAEKLEQDFLGTLRSQKFNEAVDAKSMLYHIDGHRFFWMDLVEIPGRSVREARTRYTYRIPEQENLWEYFQIMNRRLRLIVDTPFMMNDEGFNVEDRSQFKILREALVNMLSHFDPFSTIHSCINIYTDRVEFFNAGGYPVPISQLGNHLYSNPRNPIIAKIFRLVNLSETIGYGFDMMNEWKEITGNDVTFESDICTSTVTFWLDSDRATNRATNRATNRAEGDNTYTDATDKVVSILKFCKEPKYRKEIYDLIGVTYQQWNFKAFIEPLLLHDYLELTVPDKPTSPKQQYRTTKKGLLFLETI; translated from the coding sequence ATGACAAAGGAAGAGCTGATAGACAGAATCAACGACATCGAATGGGAGGACTTCGAGGCCAAGGAAGCCAAGAGCGAACTACCCAAGAATATATGGGAGACCGTAAGTGCATTCGCCAACACTTCTGGCGGATGGATAGTGCTTGGAGTGAAGCAGAATGGCAAGAAGTTTGAAATCTTCGGAGTTGACAATGCAGAGAAGTTGGAACAAGACTTCCTGGGCACCTTGCGCTCCCAAAAGTTCAATGAAGCTGTTGATGCAAAGAGCATGCTTTATCATATAGATGGACACAGGTTTTTCTGGATGGATTTGGTGGAGATTCCAGGCAGAAGCGTGAGAGAAGCCCGAACACGCTATACCTATCGCATTCCTGAGCAAGAGAACCTTTGGGAGTATTTTCAGATTATGAATAGGAGACTGCGCCTCATCGTGGATACTCCATTCATGATGAACGACGAGGGCTTCAATGTGGAAGATCGCTCGCAATTCAAGATTCTGAGAGAGGCATTGGTCAATATGCTCTCTCACTTCGACCCTTTCAGCACCATTCACTCCTGCATCAATATCTACACCGACAGAGTCGAGTTCTTCAATGCAGGTGGCTATCCTGTGCCTATATCCCAACTGGGCAACCATCTCTATTCTAATCCTCGCAACCCGATTATCGCCAAGATATTCAGACTCGTAAATCTATCAGAAACTATCGGTTATGGTTTCGACATGATGAATGAGTGGAAAGAAATCACAGGCAATGACGTAACTTTCGAGAGTGATATTTGTACCAGCACTGTCACTTTTTGGCTGGATAGTGACAGAGCTACTAACAGAGCTACTAACAGAGCTACTAACAGAGCTGAAGGTGATAATACATATACAGATGCAACAGACAAAGTTGTATCCATCCTTAAGTTCTGCAAAGAACCAAAATACAGAAAGGAAATATACGATTTAATTGGTGTTACGTATCAACAATGGAACTTCAAGGCATTCATCGAACCTTTGCTACTTCATGATTATCTGGAACTTACGGTACCAGATAAGCCGACAAGTCCTAAGCAACAATACAGAACGACCAAAAAGGGTTTGTTGTTCTTGGAGACAATATAA
- a CDS encoding ATP-binding protein, producing the protein MQQNIIGRKREINLLENCINSNKSEFVAIYGRRRIGKTHLVKQLLGKS; encoded by the coding sequence ATGCAGCAAAATATAATCGGAAGAAAGCGAGAAATCAACTTGTTGGAGAATTGCATCAACTCCAATAAGTCTGAGTTTGTCGCCATCTATGGCAGAAGAAGAATTGGAAAGACCCATCTTGTAAAGCAACTATTGGGCAAATCATAA
- a CDS encoding HU family DNA-binding protein produces MELKYDIYMLNNAQGTGEKRQYVRIVQHEPMTEKQLQEKIQNRCSLTKGDVAAVLAELHDLMVEEFSLGHRFYIPEIGYFLHVG; encoded by the coding sequence ATGGAACTGAAATACGACATTTACATGCTCAACAATGCCCAGGGCACAGGAGAGAAGCGCCAATACGTTCGTATCGTGCAACATGAACCTATGACCGAGAAGCAACTGCAAGAGAAAATCCAGAACCGCTGCTCACTCACCAAGGGAGATGTGGCTGCGGTGTTGGCAGAGCTTCACGACCTTATGGTGGAAGAATTCTCCCTGGGACACCGCTTTTACATCCCAGAGATAGGCTACTTTCTCCATGTCGGCTAG
- a CDS encoding glycosyl hydrolase 115 family protein, giving the protein MKLNNIKRTFLASAALLSTISMSAADRFVNFKQGDLLLNANNRVEIYMDTNDCKGVSYAAHALLKDIKSVSGATATLTSDAGFLKKADTVRPAILVGTIGHSAAIDQLVKQKRINGNLLKGKREKFIITLIDGQLVIAGSDRRGTIYGIYELSQQMGVSPWYDWADVPIEHHDSIFVNKGIYTDGEPAVRYRGIFLNDEAPCLTSWVKNTYGIGYGDHRFYQRVFELVLRLRGNMMWPAMWGWAFYADDPENEKTADEMGVVMSTSHHEPMARNHQEYARNRKGWGPWNYQKNKANLQKFFREGIERMKGTEQIVTIGMRGDGDEAMSEEADTKLMTNIINDQRNIIADVTGRKASETPQVWALYKEVLDYYDKGMKVPDDVTLLLCDDNWGNVRRVPNAKERKHKGGWGLYYHVDYVGAPRNSKMLNVTPVQNPWEQLTLAYENGIDRLWILNVGDLKPMEYPISQFMDMAWNPRKYDVNNITRHTRDWCAQQFGESQADEAARILNLICKYNGRCTPEMLDKNTYSLENGEWQEVVNQYLQLEADALRQYNSLPASYHDAYRQIILFPIEMMSNLHQMYFAQAQNHALYKQGNPKANVWADECERLFKRDSLICDYYNHKMAGGKWNGMMTQKHIGYKSWNDDFEKDTCPELFRISASEAPVIAEHNGVVEIEAPFFASKTDATPQGKEKEGAKWVQIPFMGKSLAGMTLMPYTKGVKGASITYQFKMNALARNAASSNTADSKKVRIHVIIKSTLDYQNKGGMTYGVSVDGAEPVIVNFNHDLNEKPENIYDIYYPTVATRIIDKVIEVELPATGDGIHTLTLTPNNPAIIFEKIVIDGRGGKGRVKVI; this is encoded by the coding sequence ATGAAACTAAACAACATCAAGCGAACATTCCTGGCAAGCGCTGCCCTGCTCTCAACTATCAGCATGAGCGCAGCCGACAGATTTGTGAATTTCAAGCAAGGAGACTTGCTACTGAATGCCAACAACCGAGTAGAAATCTACATGGATACCAACGACTGCAAGGGAGTGAGCTATGCTGCTCATGCCCTGCTGAAAGATATCAAAAGTGTGAGTGGAGCCACAGCCACCCTCACCTCGGATGCCGGTTTTCTGAAAAAAGCCGACACTGTCCGACCAGCTATCCTCGTAGGTACCATCGGCCATTCAGCAGCCATCGACCAACTGGTGAAACAGAAGCGCATCAACGGAAATCTGCTGAAAGGCAAACGTGAAAAGTTTATCATCACGCTCATAGATGGTCAGCTCGTCATTGCTGGCAGCGACCGACGAGGCACCATCTACGGCATCTACGAACTCTCGCAGCAGATGGGCGTTTCGCCTTGGTACGACTGGGCAGACGTACCTATAGAGCACCACGATTCCATTTTCGTAAACAAAGGAATCTATACAGATGGCGAACCAGCCGTACGTTATCGCGGCATCTTCCTCAACGATGAGGCACCTTGCCTAACGTCATGGGTAAAGAACACCTACGGCATCGGATATGGCGACCACCGTTTCTATCAACGCGTCTTCGAACTGGTATTGCGACTGAGAGGTAACATGATGTGGCCTGCCATGTGGGGCTGGGCTTTCTATGCCGATGACCCTGAAAACGAGAAGACGGCAGATGAGATGGGCGTAGTAATGAGCACCTCCCATCATGAGCCGATGGCACGCAACCATCAGGAATACGCCCGCAACCGAAAGGGATGGGGACCTTGGAACTATCAGAAGAACAAGGCTAACCTGCAGAAGTTCTTCCGTGAGGGAATAGAGCGCATGAAAGGAACTGAACAGATTGTAACCATCGGAATGCGCGGCGACGGCGATGAAGCGATGAGCGAAGAGGCAGATACGAAGCTGATGACCAACATCATCAATGACCAGCGTAATATTATCGCTGACGTAACCGGCAGGAAGGCTAGCGAAACCCCACAGGTTTGGGCACTATATAAAGAGGTATTGGATTACTACGACAAGGGCATGAAGGTGCCTGATGACGTAACCCTCCTGCTCTGCGATGACAACTGGGGTAACGTGCGCCGTGTGCCGAATGCCAAGGAACGCAAGCACAAAGGCGGTTGGGGATTGTACTATCACGTAGATTACGTAGGTGCTCCAAGAAACTCAAAGATGCTCAACGTTACTCCTGTGCAGAATCCTTGGGAGCAGTTGACGCTTGCTTACGAGAATGGCATCGACCGTCTCTGGATTCTCAATGTTGGCGATCTCAAGCCGATGGAATATCCTATCAGCCAGTTTATGGACATGGCTTGGAATCCACGTAAATACGATGTAAACAACATCACCCGCCATACCCGCGACTGGTGCGCACAGCAGTTTGGTGAATCGCAGGCCGATGAAGCTGCCCGCATTCTGAACCTCATCTGCAAGTACAACGGCCGCTGCACCCCTGAGATGCTCGACAAGAACACCTACAGTCTGGAAAATGGAGAATGGCAGGAGGTGGTAAATCAGTATCTCCAGCTCGAAGCCGATGCGCTGCGCCAGTACAACAGTCTGCCGGCATCCTATCACGATGCCTATCGCCAGATCATCCTCTTCCCTATCGAGATGATGAGCAATCTGCACCAGATGTACTTTGCCCAGGCACAGAACCATGCCCTCTACAAGCAGGGCAATCCAAAGGCGAATGTATGGGCTGATGAATGCGAGCGCCTCTTCAAGCGCGATTCACTCATCTGCGACTATTACAATCATAAGATGGCTGGCGGCAAGTGGAACGGAATGATGACCCAGAAGCATATCGGCTATAAGAGTTGGAATGATGATTTCGAGAAGGATACCTGTCCGGAGCTCTTCCGGATATCAGCTTCCGAGGCTCCCGTTATCGCCGAACACAACGGTGTGGTGGAAATCGAAGCACCTTTCTTCGCATCGAAAACCGATGCTACTCCTCAAGGCAAGGAGAAGGAGGGCGCCAAGTGGGTCCAGATTCCGTTCATGGGCAAGAGCCTTGCCGGAATGACGCTTATGCCATACACCAAGGGCGTGAAGGGCGCCAGCATCACCTATCAGTTCAAGATGAATGCCCTGGCACGAAATGCCGCTTCATCCAACACCGCAGACAGCAAGAAGGTGCGCATCCACGTCATCATCAAGTCAACCCTGGATTATCAGAACAAGGGCGGCATGACCTATGGAGTAAGCGTAGATGGAGCCGAGCCGGTCATCGTCAACTTCAATCATGATCTGAACGAGAAGCCGGAGAATATCTACGACATCTACTACCCTACGGTAGCCACCCGCATCATCGACAAGGTGATAGAAGTAGAGCTACCAGCCACCGGCGACGGTATCCATACGCTCACCCTGACGCCTAACAACCCAGCCATCATCTTCGAGAAGATCGTGATAGACGGAAGAGGAGGGAAAGGGAGAGTCAAGGTAATATAA
- a CDS encoding electron transfer flavoprotein subunit beta/FixA family protein yields MSLKIVVLAKQVPDTRNVGKDAMTAEGTVNRAALPAIFNPEDLNALEQALRLKEQNPGSTVGILTMGPPRAGEIIRQGLYRGADTGWLLTDRLFAGADTLATSYALATGIQKIGDVDIVIGGRQAIDGDTAQVGPQVAQKLGLNQVTYAEEILKVEDGKATIRRLIDGGVETVEAPLPLVITVNGSAAPCRPCNVKLVMKYKYATCPMERKGDEPWANLYEERPYLTLNQWSVADVDGDPAQCGLSGSPTKVKAVKNIVFQAKESKTLTSSDEDIDGLMKELLNESIIG; encoded by the coding sequence ATGAGTTTAAAAATCGTAGTACTTGCCAAGCAAGTACCTGACACAAGAAATGTGGGTAAGGATGCGATGACCGCCGAAGGCACAGTAAATCGCGCTGCCCTTCCTGCAATCTTCAATCCTGAAGATTTGAACGCATTGGAGCAGGCTCTCCGATTGAAAGAGCAGAATCCAGGTTCTACAGTTGGAATTTTGACCATGGGTCCTCCACGTGCTGGAGAAATCATCCGCCAGGGTCTTTATCGTGGTGCTGATACGGGTTGGTTGCTTACCGACCGTCTCTTTGCCGGTGCTGATACATTGGCTACTTCCTATGCCCTTGCTACTGGTATCCAGAAGATTGGTGACGTTGACATCGTGATCGGTGGTCGCCAGGCTATCGATGGTGATACTGCCCAGGTAGGTCCGCAGGTGGCTCAGAAGTTGGGATTGAACCAGGTAACCTACGCAGAGGAAATCCTCAAGGTAGAGGATGGCAAGGCTACTATACGCCGCCTCATTGATGGTGGTGTGGAGACTGTTGAGGCTCCATTGCCATTGGTTATCACTGTAAACGGAAGTGCTGCTCCATGTCGCCCATGCAACGTGAAGCTCGTAATGAAATATAAATACGCTACCTGCCCTATGGAGCGCAAGGGTGATGAGCCTTGGGCCAACCTCTATGAAGAGCGCCCTTACCTCACTCTGAACCAGTGGAGCGTTGCCGATGTAGATGGCGACCCTGCACAGTGCGGTCTGAGCGGTTCACCTACCAAGGTGAAGGCCGTGAAGAACATCGTGTTCCAGGCTAAGGAAAGCAAGACCTTGACCAGCAGCGATGAAGACATCGACGGATTGATGAAGGAATTGTTGAACGAAAGTATTATCGGATAA
- the pepI gene encoding proline iminopeptidase, with translation MKIKEGYMPFMGYQTYYRIVGKTEEGKSPIILLHGGPGSTHNYFELLDRVAETGRAVIMYDQLGCGNSFVEGHPELWTPETWLNELCSLIDYLHIDHFHLLGQSWGGMLAIIYLIEKQAKGVKSAILSSTLSSSKLWASEQHRMIKFMSEEDQRAIAEAEAKDDFSSEAYAKANEHFMLLHCASEVTEDSPECLRRKKRAGAEAYLHGWGPNEYTPTGTLRDYDYTDRLGEIQVPCLVMSGTNDLCTPLVAKTLYDGIQDSKWHLFVGARHMPFAEQNDEYCQVLEEWLEEKD, from the coding sequence ATGAAAATCAAGGAAGGATATATGCCCTTCATGGGCTATCAAACATATTATCGTATCGTAGGTAAAACAGAGGAGGGCAAGAGCCCTATCATCCTCTTGCATGGTGGACCAGGCAGTACCCACAACTATTTTGAGCTCTTGGATAGAGTAGCGGAGACAGGGCGTGCCGTCATCATGTACGACCAGTTGGGTTGTGGCAATTCTTTTGTAGAGGGACATCCCGAACTCTGGACTCCTGAGACATGGCTCAACGAACTTTGTTCACTCATCGACTATCTCCACATCGACCATTTTCATCTCTTAGGACAGTCGTGGGGTGGCATGCTCGCCATCATCTATCTGATAGAGAAGCAAGCAAAGGGCGTGAAGTCAGCCATCCTCAGCAGCACCCTTTCGAGCAGCAAACTGTGGGCAAGTGAGCAACATCGTATGATTAAGTTTATGTCGGAGGAAGACCAGCGTGCCATTGCCGAGGCTGAGGCGAAGGATGACTTTTCGAGCGAGGCGTATGCCAAGGCGAATGAGCACTTCATGCTCTTGCATTGTGCCAGTGAGGTGACGGAGGATAGTCCAGAGTGTCTTCGCCGGAAGAAGCGTGCTGGTGCTGAGGCTTATCTCCATGGTTGGGGACCAAACGAATACACTCCTACAGGTACGCTCCGTGATTATGATTACACCGACCGCCTTGGCGAGATTCAAGTGCCTTGCTTGGTGATGAGTGGCACCAATGACCTCTGTACTCCATTGGTGGCAAAGACCCTCTATGATGGTATCCAAGATTCCAAGTGGCATCTCTTCGTAGGGGCAAGACATATGCCTTTCGCCGAGCAAAACGATGAGTATTGCCAGGTGCTGGAAGAATGGTTGGAGGAGAAAGATTAG
- a CDS encoding riboflavin synthase, translated as MFSGIVEEMATVVAIRHDKENIDFTLKCSFVDELGIDQSVAHNGVCLTVVEIKDGTYTVTAMKETLDRSNLGLLKVGDKVNVERSMVMNGRLDGHIVQGHVDETAKCIAMKDADGSTYFTFEYELNKEMARKGYFTVDKGSVTVNGVSLTVCDPRDNTFTVAIIPYTRENTNFCDIEVGTVVNIEFDILGKYIARLKSFE; from the coding sequence ATGTTTAGTGGAATCGTAGAAGAAATGGCTACCGTCGTAGCTATCAGACATGATAAGGAGAACATCGACTTTACGTTGAAGTGCTCTTTCGTTGATGAACTCGGCATCGACCAGAGCGTGGCTCATAATGGTGTGTGCCTCACCGTGGTGGAAATCAAGGACGGTACCTATACTGTTACCGCCATGAAGGAAACCCTGGACCGCAGTAATCTGGGACTGCTCAAGGTAGGCGACAAGGTGAACGTAGAGCGTTCTATGGTGATGAACGGCCGTCTGGATGGTCATATCGTACAGGGACACGTGGACGAGACTGCCAAATGTATCGCAATGAAAGACGCTGATGGCTCTACTTATTTTACTTTCGAATATGAGCTCAATAAGGAAATGGCAAGAAAAGGCTATTTCACGGTCGACAAGGGCAGCGTTACCGTTAACGGTGTTTCGCTCACCGTCTGTGATCCTAGAGACAACACATTTACCGTTGCTATTATTCCTTATACCAGAGAGAATACCAACTTCTGCGACATCGAAGTGGGAACGGTAGTGAATATCGAATTCGACATTCTGGGCAAATATATCGCTCGACTCAAGAGCTTTGAATAA
- a CDS encoding virulence RhuM family protein gives MIIYQSDDGVKLDVRLENKTVWLNQDQIASLFNKSKSTIVEHISNIFKEGELDEKVVVRKFRITTQHGAMAGKTQSKEVKFYNLDVIISVGYRVKSIQGTRFRQWATERLNEYILNSATL, from the coding sequence ATGATCATCTACCAATCTGATGATGGCGTGAAGCTTGATGTGAGATTGGAGAATAAGACGGTTTGGCTAAACCAAGATCAAATCGCCTCCTTGTTTAATAAGAGTAAGTCTACGATAGTAGAACATATATCAAATATTTTTAAAGAGGGAGAACTTGATGAAAAAGTGGTTGTTCGGAAATTCCGAATAACCACTCAGCATGGTGCTATGGCAGGAAAAACCCAAAGCAAAGAAGTGAAGTTCTACAACCTTGATGTTATCATATCTGTGGGCTATCGTGTAAAATCTATTCAAGGCACACGTTTCCGTCAATGGGCTACAGAGCGACTGAATGAGTATATCCTTAATTCCGCAACACTATAG
- a CDS encoding IS1380-like element IS942 family transposase: MAKIQIKSEKLTPFGGIFSIMEQFDALLAQTIDSTLGLRCTMFGYQYSEILRSLMCVYLCGGSCIEDVTTHLMKHLSLHPTLRTCSADTILRAIEELTCKNITYKSASGNSYDFNTADKMNCLLIKALLATGQLKSGQEYDFDFDHQFIETEKHDAKPTYKKFLGYSPGVAVINDMIVGIENRDGNTNVRFNQRETLERIFKRLEASEVYISRARMDCGSCSEEIVDMVEAHCRHFYIRANRCSSFYDSMFALTGWKTVEINGIEFELNSILVEKWKGKPYRLVIQRQRRIDGDLDIWEGEYTYRCILTNDYKSSARDIVEFYNLRGGKERIFDDMNNGFGWNRLPKSFMAQNTVFLLMTALIRNFYKAIMQRLKTHEFGLRATSRIKTFVFKFISVPAKWIKTSRRHVLNIYSDNNAYANLFKTDFG; this comes from the coding sequence ATGGCAAAGATACAAATAAAATCTGAGAAACTCACTCCTTTTGGAGGAATTTTTTCTATTATGGAGCAATTTGATGCTCTTTTAGCTCAAACCATAGATTCCACCTTGGGATTGAGATGCACTATGTTTGGTTATCAATATAGCGAAATTCTACGCTCTCTGATGTGCGTATATCTTTGTGGCGGCTCATGTATTGAGGATGTTACAACTCACTTGATGAAACATTTGTCTCTTCATCCAACTCTTCGCACTTGCAGCGCAGACACCATATTGCGTGCTATCGAAGAACTGACTTGTAAGAACATCACCTATAAATCTGCTTCTGGCAACTCCTATGATTTCAATACTGCAGACAAGATGAACTGCTTATTGATCAAAGCCCTGCTTGCTACTGGTCAATTGAAATCCGGTCAAGAGTATGATTTTGACTTTGACCATCAGTTCATTGAAACAGAGAAGCATGATGCAAAACCAACCTACAAGAAGTTCCTGGGCTATAGTCCAGGTGTGGCAGTCATTAACGACATGATTGTCGGTATTGAAAATAGAGACGGCAACACAAACGTGCGCTTCAACCAAAGAGAGACTTTGGAAAGAATCTTCAAGCGACTGGAGGCATCAGAAGTATATATATCCCGTGCCCGCATGGATTGCGGCTCATGCTCGGAGGAAATCGTAGATATGGTAGAGGCTCATTGCAGGCATTTTTATATTCGTGCCAACAGATGCTCTTCCTTCTACGATTCCATGTTTGCCTTGACTGGATGGAAAACTGTTGAAATCAACGGTATTGAATTTGAGCTGAATTCCATCCTTGTTGAGAAATGGAAAGGAAAACCGTATCGTCTTGTCATACAGAGACAAAGGCGAATAGATGGAGACCTTGACATTTGGGAAGGCGAATATACCTACAGATGTATACTGACTAACGATTACAAGTCGAGTGCAAGAGACATCGTGGAATTCTACAATCTTCGTGGTGGCAAGGAACGCATCTTCGATGACATGAACAATGGCTTTGGCTGGAATCGATTGCCAAAATCGTTCATGGCACAGAATACTGTATTCCTGCTTATGACAGCTCTCATCAGAAACTTCTACAAAGCTATTATGCAGAGATTGAAAACCCATGAATTTGGATTGCGTGCCACCAGCAGAATCAAGACCTTTGTTTTCAAGTTCATCTCTGTTCCTGCGAAATGGATTAAGACATCACGTAGGCATGTATTGAATATTTACTCAGACAACAATGCTTATGCCAACCTGTTCAAGACAGACTTTGGTTAA
- a CDS encoding transposase family protein — protein sequence MEHIIYITIAAVIAGAQSWNEIAEFGKSKLDFFKSVCRGWRLFQAMTPSIVSFYL from the coding sequence ATGGAACATATCATTTACATTACAATCGCTGCGGTAATTGCAGGAGCTCAATCTTGGAACGAAATTGCAGAGTTTGGAAAAAGTAAGTTAGACTTCTTCAAAAGCGTTTGCAGGGGTTGGAGACTATTCCAAGCCATGACACCTTCAATCGTTTCTTTTTATCTTTGA
- a CDS encoding DUF4143 domain-containing protein, with protein MIFQLMKYSPSVKVQMLNPKKIYFIDNAIVSRIGFNATDNMGVKLENIVFIELKRRGYDVFYHADKKECDFVVERA; from the coding sequence ATGATATTCCAGCTCATGAAGTATTCGCCATCGGTAAAGGTGCAGATGCTGAACCCGAAGAAGATTTACTTCATCGACAATGCCATCGTGAGTCGCATTGGCTTCAATGCCACCGACAATATGGGAGTGAAGTTGGAAAACATCGTATTCATCGAGTTGAAACGCCGCGGATATGATGTTTTTTATCATGCAGATAAGAAGGAGTGCGACTTTGTTGTAGAGAGGGCATGA
- a CDS encoding outer membrane beta-barrel protein, whose amino-acid sequence MVYFNKEFKWNSRGNKENMQLSSSSSLNAKLYKAFCKNRFSVTLEANDIFNKSNRDIRFYNKDVTFWQSSTSDIRSLLLTFQYNFNTSRSRYKGQGAGNEELNRFK is encoded by the coding sequence ATCGTTTACTTTAATAAAGAGTTTAAATGGAACAGCCGTGGAAACAAGGAGAACATGCAGCTCAGTTCTTCCTCTAGCCTCAATGCCAAGCTTTACAAGGCTTTCTGCAAGAATCGTTTCTCGGTTACGCTTGAAGCTAACGACATCTTCAACAAAAGCAATCGTGACATACGATTCTACAATAAGGATGTTACGTTTTGGCAAAGCAGCACTAGCGATATCCGTTCCTTGCTCTTGACATTCCAGTATAACTTCAATACGTCAAGAAGTCGATACAAGGGTCAAGGTGCTGGTAATGAGGAATTGAATCGCTTCAAATAA
- a CDS encoding ISAs1 family transposase codes for MKTVVPKLLSAIDVSNAIVTIDAMGCQTSITEKIIEGKGDYIIALKENQKKSYEFAKDMIYEHEYRGNCNVVTKHYSFMRDMVVRKKEPALL; via the coding sequence ATGAAAACGGTCGTTCCCAAGTTGCTTAGTGCTATAGACGTGTCAAATGCCATTGTGACAATAGATGCTATGGGATGCCAAACTTCTATAACAGAGAAAATCATAGAAGGCAAGGGGGACTATATTATCGCCTTGAAGGAAAATCAGAAGAAAAGTTACGAATTTGCTAAGGACATGATTTACGAGCATGAGTATAGAGGCAATTGTAATGTAGTGACAAAACATTATTCCTTTATGAGGGACATGGTCGTCAGGAAGAAAGAACCTGCATTGTTGTAA